A genomic window from Archaeoglobus profundus DSM 5631 includes:
- the radB gene encoding DNA repair and recombination protein RadB translates to MKIPTGSRCLDKLLSGGFESGTVTQIFGASGTGKTSICLMSAYSAVSQGYKVAYIDTEGLSPERVSQIFVDKDKLKEVYIHDVIDFKQQSAAIKELAKLCKEFENLKLVIVDSFTFLYRSELEDLEKQMKVKRELIAQLTFLLGLARKFDLAVVVTNQVFTDVRTGEEKPLGGPSIDHISKVIIGLEKLNDKRRATLVKHRSKPEGESCEFRITDRGIEP, encoded by the coding sequence ATGAAGATTCCAACGGGCAGTAGGTGTTTGGACAAGCTTCTCAGCGGAGGATTTGAAAGCGGAACAGTTACACAGATATTCGGTGCAAGCGGGACTGGAAAGACTTCTATTTGTCTGATGTCGGCTTACAGTGCTGTAAGTCAGGGTTATAAGGTAGCATACATAGATACTGAAGGGTTATCCCCGGAAAGAGTGAGCCAGATATTTGTGGATAAGGATAAGCTGAAAGAAGTCTACATCCACGACGTCATAGATTTCAAGCAACAGAGTGCGGCAATAAAGGAGCTTGCAAAACTTTGCAAAGAATTTGAAAATCTAAAGTTGGTTATAGTGGACTCGTTTACATTCTTATACAGAAGCGAGCTTGAAGATTTGGAGAAGCAGATGAAGGTAAAGAGGGAACTTATAGCCCAGTTAACCTTTTTATTAGGCTTAGCAAGGAAATTTGATTTAGCTGTTGTAGTAACCAATCAGGTCTTTACAGATGTAAGAACTGGAGAAGAGAAGCCGTTAGGAGGCCCCAGCATAGATCATATCTCCAAAGTCATAATAGGTTTGGAAAAGCTTAACGATAAGAGGAGAGCGACTCTAGTTAAGCACAGATCAAAGCCAGAAGGGGAAAGCTGTGAGTTTAGAATTACAGATAGGGGTATCGAACCTTGA
- a CDS encoding coiled-coil protein, whose amino-acid sequence MTLEKLEERKEQLERELQELIAKRDELNAKAKEYREKRNKLNEEVKELLSKARELKAKRDELNSKAREYKAQKDELYRQVDELYKKLDELRKSIDRGGRPLGEIEREIRRLEFIQQTSVMTLERERALVERIARLRRELEERKAQLEKHAEFRALISQIRELKEKIREIREEMLNYIKEADKYHEEMLEILKQVDEERKMADEYHEKYIQAKKEADSCHARIQTIRRDLKDLDKVIKALKARVEKSKEYKEREELMRRAREIYEMFKRGEKIETEDLLILQRAGLI is encoded by the coding sequence ATGACGTTAGAGAAATTGGAGGAACGAAAGGAGCAACTGGAAAGGGAATTACAAGAGCTTATAGCGAAGAGGGATGAATTAAACGCAAAGGCTAAGGAGTATAGAGAGAAGAGGAATAAGCTGAACGAAGAGGTAAAGGAGCTTTTGAGCAAGGCTAGAGAATTAAAAGCTAAGAGAGACGAACTGAATTCTAAGGCAAGAGAGTACAAAGCTCAGAAGGATGAGTTGTACAGACAGGTTGACGAACTCTATAAGAAGCTTGACGAACTTAGGAAGAGCATAGACAGGGGTGGAAGACCTCTCGGCGAGATTGAGAGAGAGATTAGAAGGTTGGAGTTCATCCAGCAAACTTCTGTCATGACTCTCGAAAGAGAGAGAGCGTTGGTCGAAAGAATTGCAAGGTTAAGGAGAGAGCTTGAGGAGAGAAAGGCTCAGCTAGAGAAGCATGCTGAGTTTAGAGCCTTAATATCTCAGATAAGAGAACTCAAGGAAAAGATAAGGGAAATCAGGGAAGAAATGTTGAACTACATCAAGGAGGCTGACAAGTATCACGAGGAAATGCTCGAAATTCTCAAGCAAGTTGATGAGGAGAGAAAGATGGCTGACGAATATCATGAAAAGTACATACAGGCTAAGAAAGAGGCTGACAGCTGTCATGCAAGAATTCAGACCATAAGGAGAGATCTAAAGGATCTAGACAAGGTTATAAAGGCTCTAAAGGCAAGGGTGGAGAAGTCTAAGGAGTACAAGGAGAGAGAAGAGCTCATGAGAAGAGCAAGAGAAATCTACGAGATGTTCAAGAGAGGAGAAAAGATCGAGACAGAAGATTTACTCATACTCCAGAGAGCCGGTCTAATTTAA
- a CDS encoding potassium channel family protein, translating to MKDIRSSIIQILLLLVGTIVAGTIAYHVVEGRDWFECLYMTVITITTTGYGEIWEMSIYGRIISMFLMFFGVGIFFYSISLITPILLEMRLRRWEKMLEKMRDHCIVCGYGLMGREIAKQLPKDRVVVVDIDVNKVELAREEGYVAVHGDATDDTTLEKVRVREAKSIICCMNDSNNAFAVITAKSLNPNITTVVVLRNPDAEKKVRRVGVDYLLSPYKDTAMKVYALMRKKASVEFVETIISGGEMLGLEKVVVDEKLAGKTLKELDLRRKTGCIVVAIVRGKNVIVPSAETMLEKGDIMFVIGTEESLKKFMEMLS from the coding sequence ATGAAAGATATTAGAAGCTCTATCATTCAGATACTACTACTTCTAGTAGGCACTATAGTTGCTGGAACCATAGCTTATCATGTTGTAGAGGGAAGAGACTGGTTTGAATGCCTGTATATGACTGTTATAACTATCACTACCACCGGTTACGGAGAAATATGGGAGATGAGCATTTACGGAAGAATAATTTCGATGTTTCTTATGTTCTTCGGCGTCGGGATATTCTTTTACTCCATCAGCTTAATAACTCCCATACTTCTTGAGATGAGGTTGAGAAGGTGGGAGAAAATGCTTGAGAAGATGCGCGATCACTGTATAGTTTGCGGTTACGGCTTAATGGGGAGAGAAATTGCAAAACAGCTACCAAAGGACAGAGTTGTTGTAGTCGATATAGACGTGAACAAGGTGGAACTTGCGAGGGAGGAGGGATACGTAGCTGTTCATGGAGATGCCACCGACGATACGACACTTGAAAAGGTTAGAGTTAGGGAAGCTAAGTCGATAATATGTTGCATGAACGATTCTAACAACGCATTTGCAGTGATAACGGCAAAATCTCTAAATCCTAATATAACTACCGTTGTCGTTTTGAGAAATCCCGATGCTGAAAAGAAGGTGAGGAGAGTTGGTGTAGATTACTTGCTTTCACCGTACAAAGACACTGCTATGAAAGTCTACGCTTTAATGAGAAAGAAGGCTAGTGTCGAGTTCGTTGAGACGATAATAAGCGGTGGAGAGATGCTTGGTTTGGAAAAGGTAGTTGTAGATGAGAAGCTTGCGGGTAAAACTCTGAAAGAACTCGATTTGAGGAGAAAAACTGGTTGTATAGTCGTTGCAATAGTTAGGGGAAAAAACGTTATAGTACCTTCAGCGGAAACCATGCTTGAAAAGGGAGATATAATGTTCGTCATAGGAACGGAAGAATCGTTAAAGAAGTTTATGGAGATGCTATCATGA
- a CDS encoding toprim domain-containing protein, with protein MINYGDFIKALEELIERARDGAVVLVEGRRDVKALRELGVEGKILPISNIPRAKLIELVEGDVIILTDWDEKGERLKREIFEKLLSNGVVADVSIRRKIFSAVNVTEVEDLAKLVFKLHTHPRPL; from the coding sequence ATGATAAACTACGGAGATTTCATAAAAGCTCTTGAGGAGTTAATAGAAAGGGCTAGAGATGGAGCGGTTGTGCTAGTTGAGGGTAGGAGAGATGTTAAAGCTTTGAGGGAGTTGGGGGTTGAGGGTAAGATTTTGCCAATATCAAATATTCCAAGAGCAAAACTGATAGAACTCGTTGAAGGCGACGTGATAATACTAACGGACTGGGATGAGAAGGGAGAAAGGTTAAAGAGGGAAATATTTGAGAAGCTTCTGAGTAACGGAGTGGTTGCAGATGTAAGTATAAGAAGGAAGATATTTTCAGCTGTGAACGTGACTGAAGTTGAGGATTTGGCAAAGCTTGTCTTTAAATTACACACTCATCCACGTCCTTTATGA
- the pyrI gene encoding aspartate carbamoyltransferase regulatory subunit — MKKELVISKIEKGTVIDHINAGKALLVLRILGIGVGSRDTVTLAMNVPSKKMGKKDIVKVANKFIGDEELNKIALIAPKATINLIEDYEVKRKFKVRLPEFIEGILRCPNRNCITNSGEIITPKFYIRLKNDKVIARCYYCNRIIKDVDECVI, encoded by the coding sequence ATGAAGAAGGAACTTGTAATAAGCAAGATTGAAAAGGGAACGGTGATAGACCACATAAACGCTGGAAAGGCTCTCCTAGTTTTGAGAATATTGGGTATAGGTGTTGGAAGTAGAGATACTGTTACACTCGCAATGAACGTTCCGAGCAAGAAGATGGGTAAGAAGGATATAGTGAAAGTTGCCAACAAGTTCATAGGGGATGAAGAGCTTAACAAGATAGCCCTCATAGCTCCAAAGGCAACAATAAATTTGATAGAAGATTACGAAGTTAAGAGGAAGTTTAAGGTGAGGCTACCCGAATTCATAGAGGGAATACTGAGATGTCCCAACAGGAATTGCATAACAAACAGTGGTGAGATAATAACCCCCAAGTTTTACATCAGATTGAAGAATGATAAGGTCATTGCGAGGTGCTACTACTGCAACAGAATCATAAAGGACGTGGATGAGTGTGTAATTTAA
- the pyrB gene encoding aspartate carbamoyltransferase produces the protein MARFMHLISIDDLSKDDIMHILKRAEEFEDVARGLKRSKLLEGKILANLFFEPSTRTRMSFETAMKRLGGDVINMTAQEASSIAKGESLADTVRIISKYVDVIVIRHPLEGSARFASEHSEVPVINAGDGAGQHPTQTLLDLYTIMKECGRIEGLKVALMGDLKYSRTVHSLIKALNLFNNEIYLISPESLRLPEEFLEEIKAKEVTLDEVIDKIDVLYVTRIQKERFPDEEEYKKVAGSYRITAETLKRAREDLIIMHPLPRVDEIDVSVDKTKHAKYFDQAFYGVPVRMAILCEVLL, from the coding sequence ATGGCGAGGTTCATGCATCTCATATCAATAGATGACCTCAGTAAGGATGACATAATGCACATACTTAAGAGGGCTGAAGAGTTTGAGGATGTTGCAAGAGGATTGAAAAGATCGAAATTGCTAGAGGGAAAAATTCTGGCAAATCTCTTCTTTGAACCTTCTACGAGAACAAGGATGAGCTTCGAAACTGCGATGAAAAGGTTAGGAGGCGATGTGATAAACATGACAGCTCAGGAAGCTAGCAGTATAGCGAAGGGAGAGAGTTTGGCTGATACAGTTCGAATAATAAGTAAATACGTTGACGTAATCGTGATAAGGCATCCTCTCGAGGGGTCAGCAAGGTTCGCTTCGGAGCACTCTGAGGTTCCGGTAATAAATGCTGGTGACGGAGCTGGGCAACACCCAACTCAAACCCTTTTAGATCTCTACACGATAATGAAAGAGTGCGGTAGGATTGAAGGACTTAAGGTAGCTCTGATGGGCGATCTTAAGTACTCTAGGACTGTCCACTCACTTATAAAAGCCTTAAACCTCTTCAACAACGAGATTTACCTCATAAGCCCGGAAAGTTTGAGACTACCAGAGGAGTTTTTGGAGGAGATAAAGGCCAAGGAAGTTACGCTCGATGAGGTTATTGATAAGATTGATGTCCTTTACGTCACTAGGATTCAGAAAGAGAGATTTCCTGATGAAGAAGAATATAAGAAGGTGGCTGGAAGTTACAGAATCACGGCTGAAACTTTGAAGAGAGCGAGAGAAGATTTGATAATTATGCATCCCCTTCCAAGAGTAGATGAAATAGATGTCAGTGTCGATAAGACTAAACATGCTAAGTATTTTGATCAAGCCTTTTACGGAGTTCCCGTTAGAATGGCGATACTGTGTGAGGTGTTGTTATGA
- a CDS encoding DUF373 family protein has product MVEKIVLVIDRDNDLGFKAGVPSPVVGRQSNLISAIKLAEIDPEDSDLNTIFGAIKIYDELKAKGEDVEIVTVCGDQKVGVVSDEKIAEQLDFIKDKLNAKSVIVVTDGSEDEFVLPLVASRFKIDGVKRIVVKQSKTIESTYYLIKRMLEDPKVARSTLTPLGIILLVYAVSLFMRSPEFGIGSIALVLGLYFLIKAYGLEDTLENYFSTLKRSLLEGRFSFVTYVIALISFIVGLIQGIYSVWVATLGETVPGIVTLIAIFINSTIWWIVAGGIFVAMGKIFDCVVEHKSFRKFISIIFLLTSAGLVLWGFSEFFISLGEGRSYLKLVQPLIGAIILGIIGLIPLRYESGSSTR; this is encoded by the coding sequence GTGGTTGAAAAAATAGTGCTGGTAATCGACAGGGATAACGATTTGGGATTTAAAGCTGGAGTGCCGTCACCTGTCGTCGGTAGGCAGTCCAATCTAATTTCTGCAATAAAGCTAGCCGAAATTGATCCTGAAGATTCTGATCTGAACACGATATTCGGCGCTATAAAGATATACGACGAGTTGAAGGCTAAGGGTGAAGATGTTGAAATAGTTACGGTCTGTGGGGATCAGAAGGTTGGAGTTGTCTCGGATGAAAAGATCGCCGAGCAGTTGGACTTCATCAAGGATAAGCTCAATGCAAAAAGTGTGATAGTTGTTACGGACGGTAGTGAAGACGAGTTCGTTTTACCGTTGGTTGCATCGAGGTTTAAGATAGACGGGGTTAAGAGAATAGTTGTCAAGCAGAGCAAAACTATAGAGAGTACGTACTATCTCATAAAGAGAATGCTTGAAGATCCCAAGGTAGCAAGGAGTACACTAACACCTCTGGGCATAATACTGCTTGTGTATGCCGTATCACTATTCATGAGAAGTCCGGAGTTTGGTATAGGTAGTATAGCCCTAGTGCTTGGCCTCTACTTCTTAATAAAGGCTTACGGACTCGAGGACACTTTAGAAAACTACTTCTCAACTCTAAAGAGGTCGTTACTCGAAGGGAGATTCTCATTCGTTACTTACGTAATTGCTCTGATATCCTTCATCGTGGGGTTAATTCAAGGAATTTACTCTGTGTGGGTTGCGACTTTGGGAGAGACAGTTCCCGGTATCGTAACGCTCATAGCTATATTCATAAATTCTACAATCTGGTGGATAGTCGCTGGCGGTATCTTCGTAGCGATGGGTAAGATATTTGACTGCGTAGTAGAACATAAGAGTTTCAGAAAGTTCATTTCAATAATATTCCTCCTGACTTCGGCTGGGCTGGTACTTTGGGGTTTTTCAGAGTTCTTTATAAGCTTGGGAGAAGGGAGAAGCTACTTAAAACTCGTTCAACCGTTGATAGGTGCCATAATTTTAGGGATAATAGGACTTATCCCTCTGAGGTATGAGAGCGGAAGTAGTACCAGGTGA
- a CDS encoding metallophosphoesterase, giving the protein MRAEVVPGEPALILRGRKRILIVADLHIGLVRYVDENIVNKLRDLANDVGADEVVILGDLKHSLGYDRRVENLLRDFDFILVKGNHDGGLEGEKELRIGKFHLIHGHFKPKDFGDFLIVGHAHPSIYLYGVKERVWIFGEWKNRKVIVMPAFNELCSSTPINLRRPAGFLFREWDYSNANVATLDCVMLGKVKDLKVQCSSTFRQLQ; this is encoded by the coding sequence ATGAGAGCGGAAGTAGTACCAGGTGAACCGGCCCTAATTTTAAGGGGAAGAAAGAGAATACTGATAGTTGCGGATCTGCACATCGGTTTAGTCAGATATGTAGATGAGAATATCGTTAACAAGCTCAGAGATCTGGCAAACGATGTGGGAGCTGACGAGGTAGTAATCCTAGGTGACCTGAAACACAGCTTAGGTTACGATAGAAGGGTCGAAAATCTGCTGAGAGATTTTGATTTCATCCTCGTTAAGGGAAATCACGACGGTGGACTCGAGGGTGAGAAAGAGTTGAGGATTGGAAAGTTTCATCTAATTCATGGTCATTTCAAGCCGAAAGATTTTGGAGATTTTTTGATTGTGGGGCATGCTCACCCATCGATTTATCTGTACGGTGTTAAAGAGAGGGTGTGGATTTTTGGTGAATGGAAAAATAGGAAGGTAATTGTAATGCCCGCATTCAACGAACTGTGCTCGTCAACCCCCATAAATTTGAGAAGGCCTGCAGGATTTCTGTTCAGAGAGTGGGATTACTCAAATGCTAACGTTGCCACCTTGGACTGCGTAATGCTTGGAAAGGTCAAAGATCTCAAAGTTCAATGTTCTTCAACCTTTCGACAGCTTCAGTGA
- a CDS encoding LL-diaminopimelate aminotransferase yields MFELSERLNKIPKYLFAEIDEMKKRKIQEGVDVIDFGVGDPDMPTPKHIVEAMKRAVEKPENHKYPSYEGLLEFRQAVAEFYERRKGVKLDPEREVIALIGSKEGIAHLPLAYVNDGDYTIVPDPAYPVYYAGTILADGIPYRIPLRKENKFLPDFDEIPSDVTKKAKIMFLNYPNNPTSAVAEKEFIKEAVDFCIDNNIILAHDFAYGEITFDGYRAKSFLEVDNAFEICIEFNSLSKTFNMTGWRIGFAVGNSEILKGLLKVKTNVDSGVFQAVQEASIVALRSDDSVIESICKVYEERRDALVEGLRELGLNVEKPKATFYVWCEVPEGYTSIEFTKKLLDSAGIIVTPGVGFGEHGEGFVRFALTRDVKTITEAVERLKNIEL; encoded by the coding sequence ATGTTCGAACTTTCTGAAAGACTGAACAAGATACCAAAGTATCTCTTCGCTGAGATAGATGAAATGAAGAAAAGAAAAATTCAGGAAGGTGTCGATGTCATCGATTTTGGTGTTGGCGACCCCGATATGCCGACACCGAAGCACATAGTAGAGGCTATGAAGAGAGCTGTAGAGAAGCCTGAGAATCACAAGTATCCCTCTTATGAAGGCTTGCTCGAATTCAGGCAAGCGGTTGCAGAATTCTATGAGAGGAGGAAGGGTGTAAAGTTGGATCCGGAGAGAGAGGTTATAGCGTTGATAGGATCGAAGGAAGGAATAGCGCATCTGCCTCTAGCCTATGTGAACGACGGAGATTATACGATAGTTCCAGATCCAGCCTATCCTGTTTACTATGCCGGAACAATACTGGCTGACGGTATACCCTACAGAATACCTCTCAGAAAGGAGAACAAATTCCTCCCAGATTTTGACGAAATTCCCTCAGATGTGACTAAAAAAGCTAAGATAATGTTCTTGAACTATCCTAACAACCCCACCTCGGCCGTTGCCGAAAAGGAGTTCATAAAAGAGGCTGTCGACTTCTGTATTGACAACAACATAATACTCGCCCACGATTTTGCCTATGGCGAGATAACATTTGACGGTTACAGAGCCAAAAGCTTTCTGGAAGTCGATAATGCCTTCGAAATTTGTATAGAGTTCAACTCGCTATCGAAAACATTCAACATGACAGGATGGCGTATTGGATTTGCCGTAGGAAATTCGGAGATACTCAAAGGTTTACTGAAGGTTAAGACTAATGTCGATAGTGGAGTCTTTCAGGCTGTTCAAGAGGCCAGTATAGTGGCTTTGAGAAGCGATGACAGCGTGATAGAAAGCATATGCAAGGTCTACGAGGAGAGAAGGGATGCACTTGTTGAGGGATTGAGAGAGTTGGGTTTGAACGTCGAGAAACCAAAGGCGACATTCTACGTCTGGTGCGAAGTTCCTGAAGGATATACGAGCATTGAGTTTACGAAGAAGCTTTTAGATTCTGCAGGGATAATCGTTACTCCTGGAGTCGGATTCGGAGAGCACGGTGAAGGATTTGTTAGATTTGCACTGACAAGAGATGTTAAAACTATCACTGAAGCTGTCGAAAGGTTGAAGAACATTGAACTTTGA
- a CDS encoding citrate/2-methylcitrate synthase — MKMNVEIKEGLEGIIACKTSISRVDIEDGKAVLEYRGYNIHDLARYSTYEETAYLLLFGELPTKKELKAFEEELKDLRDLPAQIIGLLTHLPPFTHPMVVLRTAISYLGSMDKEKHFMDYEHSIQKAKSLIAKIPTIIAYFHRIRTGQNLVHPNPDLGHAENFLYMLKGEVPDRIEARALDVDLILHADHELNASTFAARIAASTLADMYACVVAATGTLMGPLHGGAAQKVIEMLREIAVPWRAEEYVLKKLERKERIMGFGHRIYRNVMDPRTIELRNLAKKLAKMKDSKWFEIAEEVAKAVYKHKGLLPNVDFYSACVYACLGIPDDLFIPIFAMGRIAGWTAHIIEQYVNNRLIRPRALYIGEKGKKYIPLRERG; from the coding sequence ATGAAAATGAACGTGGAAATTAAGGAGGGTTTGGAAGGTATTATCGCGTGCAAGACTTCGATAAGTAGGGTTGACATAGAGGATGGCAAAGCCGTTTTGGAGTATAGGGGGTATAACATACACGATCTGGCAAGGTATTCTACCTACGAGGAAACCGCTTACTTACTGCTGTTCGGAGAACTACCAACGAAAAAAGAGCTTAAAGCATTTGAAGAGGAGCTAAAGGATTTGAGAGATCTTCCGGCACAGATAATCGGTTTGCTCACACATCTACCTCCTTTCACACATCCAATGGTCGTCTTGAGAACTGCGATATCTTACTTGGGTTCGATGGACAAGGAGAAGCACTTTATGGATTATGAGCACAGTATTCAGAAGGCTAAGAGCTTAATAGCCAAGATTCCAACAATAATAGCTTACTTCCACAGGATAAGGACCGGGCAAAACCTAGTTCATCCAAATCCGGATCTGGGTCATGCGGAGAACTTTTTATACATGCTTAAGGGAGAAGTTCCGGACAGAATAGAGGCTAGAGCTTTGGATGTTGACTTGATCCTTCATGCCGATCACGAACTTAATGCTTCAACGTTCGCTGCAAGGATTGCAGCATCAACCTTAGCTGACATGTACGCTTGTGTTGTTGCCGCAACTGGTACTCTGATGGGTCCTTTGCATGGAGGAGCCGCTCAGAAGGTAATAGAGATGTTGAGAGAGATAGCAGTCCCTTGGAGAGCTGAGGAGTACGTACTGAAGAAGCTCGAAAGAAAGGAGAGAATAATGGGATTTGGACATAGAATTTACAGGAACGTAATGGATCCAAGGACAATCGAATTGAGGAATTTGGCTAAGAAGTTGGCGAAAATGAAGGATTCAAAATGGTTTGAAATAGCTGAAGAGGTGGCTAAGGCTGTTTACAAGCATAAAGGACTTCTACCAAATGTTGACTTCTACTCAGCCTGTGTCTACGCTTGCTTGGGAATACCAGACGATCTGTTCATACCTATATTCGCAATGGGGAGAATTGCAGGGTGGACGGCTCATATAATAGAGCAGTACGTTAACAACAGGCTAATAAGACCTCGTGCGCTCTATATAGGTGAAAAAGGGAAGAAATACATCCCGCTGAGAGAAAGAGGTTAA
- a CDS encoding AMP phosphorylase, protein MKLIAKIIPIKSVRPLAIMNQSDAEELGVFEGDRVRLVAGRKYLTATVQIALGFIEKGYIGICLKSAEDLGVEDGSEVDVIPIPKPASFEYIRKKLDGHKLTREEIYEIVRDIVNDALTEVELTAFVLSSYVHGMDLDEVEWMTRAMIETGETIDFEEGIVVDKHSIGGVPGNKISLIIVPTVASAGLLIPKTASRAITSASGTADTMEVLANVNLSIEEIKEITLRVGGVIAWGGATNIAPADDKIIRVEYPLAIDPRSQLLASVMAKKGAIGAEHVVIDVPVGEGSKVPDVEEGKKLANDFVELGRRLGLNVTCAITYGGQPVGRAVGPALEAWEALKAMEERKGAKSLMEKALGIAGIIFEMVGKTTNGYEYAKEIFESGKTLEKFKQIVEAQGGDPNVRSDDIPIGDKTYDVISPIDGAVAKVYNSRIVKVARAAGAPKDKGAGVLLFKKGGFHVKKGDVLFRIYAEKEWKLDKAIEVALKEPPVVVSGMILERYPSYRWMR, encoded by the coding sequence ATGAAGCTCATAGCTAAAATAATACCAATAAAAAGCGTTAGACCCCTCGCCATAATGAATCAGAGTGATGCTGAAGAGTTGGGAGTATTTGAAGGTGATAGAGTTAGGCTGGTAGCTGGGAGGAAGTACTTAACGGCTACGGTCCAAATAGCTTTGGGCTTTATCGAGAAGGGCTACATTGGTATCTGTCTGAAATCGGCAGAGGATTTAGGTGTTGAGGATGGTAGCGAGGTCGATGTAATACCGATACCAAAGCCCGCATCTTTTGAGTATATAAGAAAGAAGCTCGACGGTCATAAGCTTACGAGAGAGGAGATATACGAGATAGTTAGGGACATAGTAAATGATGCTCTTACTGAAGTAGAGCTAACAGCTTTCGTTCTATCTAGCTATGTGCATGGAATGGATCTAGATGAAGTCGAGTGGATGACGAGGGCAATGATAGAGACAGGGGAAACTATTGATTTCGAGGAGGGGATAGTCGTAGATAAGCACAGCATAGGAGGTGTGCCCGGTAACAAGATTTCCTTGATAATAGTACCGACTGTAGCTTCAGCTGGTCTTCTAATACCTAAAACAGCAAGCAGAGCTATAACATCTGCAAGTGGAACTGCTGATACCATGGAAGTACTAGCAAACGTTAACCTGAGCATAGAGGAGATAAAGGAGATAACACTTAGAGTTGGTGGAGTAATTGCATGGGGCGGTGCAACGAACATAGCTCCCGCTGACGATAAGATAATAAGGGTTGAGTATCCTTTAGCCATAGATCCAAGATCACAGCTTTTAGCAAGTGTTATGGCAAAGAAAGGGGCTATAGGAGCTGAACATGTTGTAATAGATGTGCCGGTTGGTGAGGGCTCCAAGGTTCCAGATGTTGAAGAGGGGAAGAAGCTCGCCAACGATTTTGTGGAGCTGGGAAGGCGTTTGGGCTTGAATGTTACCTGTGCTATAACCTATGGTGGTCAACCGGTCGGTAGGGCTGTAGGCCCGGCTTTAGAGGCTTGGGAAGCTTTAAAGGCTATGGAGGAAAGGAAAGGAGCAAAGAGCTTGATGGAGAAGGCTTTGGGAATAGCTGGAATAATATTTGAGATGGTTGGAAAAACTACAAATGGATACGAGTATGCGAAGGAGATATTCGAATCTGGGAAAACTCTGGAAAAGTTTAAGCAGATCGTTGAGGCACAAGGCGGAGATCCCAATGTGAGGTCTGACGATATCCCCATCGGAGATAAAACGTACGATGTTATTAGCCCCATAGATGGGGCAGTTGCAAAGGTGTACAACAGTAGAATAGTTAAAGTTGCGAGAGCTGCTGGAGCACCGAAAGATAAGGGTGCGGGAGTACTGCTCTTTAAGAAAGGAGGATTTCACGTTAAGAAGGGTGATGTTCTTTTCAGAATATATGCAGAGAAGGAGTGGAAGCTTGACAAGGCTATAGAAGTGGCTCTCAAAGAGCCACCTGTGGTAGTTTCGGGCATGATACTCGAAAGGTATCCATCCTACAGGTGGATGAGGTGA
- a CDS encoding D-aminoacyl-tRNA deacylase, with translation MHLIVCSSKDVASMNIMNNLLTMLDFEKKKAGDYDFYYTEDIGIIKVDERLIYADYLDERLKKLGLNFEEILFASRHSSKDERNILTVHVSGNVGTADYGGKTYSLAKPSPITMKNYTLALIKRINELPDFEFTLEATHHGPSEIQTPSAFYEIGSTEEAWKNEKAGEIVAESMIEAVKDERKDWIIAIGIGGTHYVPRQTEIMISTKFTFGHNFAKYTFPHLNEEIIEKAVKISDAEYIVIDEKSVTSNVKNLIKNVAEKLKIDVLRSKFVKREFKLEG, from the coding sequence ATGCACCTGATAGTTTGCAGTTCGAAAGACGTAGCTTCGATGAACATCATGAACAATTTACTCACTATGCTGGATTTTGAGAAGAAAAAGGCTGGAGACTACGATTTTTACTACACAGAAGACATAGGAATTATAAAAGTTGACGAAAGACTGATATACGCAGATTACTTGGATGAAAGACTTAAAAAGCTAGGTTTGAACTTCGAGGAAATTCTCTTCGCTTCCAGACACAGTAGCAAGGATGAAAGAAATATATTAACGGTTCACGTTTCCGGGAACGTTGGAACCGCAGATTACGGAGGTAAAACATATTCCTTGGCTAAGCCTTCGCCGATAACGATGAAAAACTACACCTTAGCCTTGATTAAAAGGATTAATGAACTGCCCGATTTTGAATTCACACTCGAAGCAACCCATCATGGGCCATCAGAAATCCAAACACCTTCAGCATTCTACGAGATTGGATCTACCGAAGAAGCTTGGAAGAATGAAAAGGCTGGAGAGATAGTTGCTGAGAGCATGATAGAAGCTGTGAAGGATGAGAGGAAGGATTGGATAATTGCCATCGGCATAGGTGGAACACATTACGTTCCAAGACAGACAGAGATAATGATTTCAACAAAGTTTACATTCGGTCACAATTTCGCCAAGTACACATTTCCACATCTCAACGAGGAGATAATTGAAAAAGCGGTTAAAATAAGCGATGCAGAATACATCGTCATAGACGAGAAGTCGGTTACTTCTAACGTTAAGAATTTGATCAAAAATGTCGCTGAAAAGTTGAAAATCGATGTATTGAGAAGCAAGTTCGTTAAAAGAGAATTCAAACTCGAAGGCTAA